A genomic segment from Ptychodera flava strain L36383 chromosome 8, AS_Pfla_20210202, whole genome shotgun sequence encodes:
- the LOC139138642 gene encoding uncharacterized protein, which produces MVVNPGFQAEADTSLPYIDQPPPYDQLPVALASSSKLNEIRTNDRHAQETTCTVPMTSAIRHCPTQQNQSNCNAYRQYAINYGQYLQNGEVHPTRAPQANLPYVTVVDRTVDTPVNRSFKKDILIFIYSVIAVLFCFILGMAAIIYSTSAMCFREVNVWKAESHSNIALKLSHASIVCGLILYGAILAFMVMAK; this is translated from the exons ATGGTCGTCAATCCAG GTTTTCAGGCAGAGGCCGATACTTCTCTGCCATACATCGATCAGCCACCGCCCTACGATCAGTTGCCTGTTGCTTTGGCATCATCGAGTAAACTCAACGAAATCCGCACCAACGACCGTCATGCTCAGGAAACCACTTGCACGGTACCTATGACGTCAGCGATACGTCACTGTCCCACTCAACAGAACCAAAGCAACTGCAATGCATACAGGCAATATGCGATAAACTATGGCCAGTATTTACAAAACGGTGAAGTACATCCAACG AGGGCGCCCCAAGCAAATTTACCGTATGTGACAGTTGTTGACAGGACTGTGGATACACCTGTGAATAGATCCTTCAAAAAGGATATTCTTATCTTTATCTATTCCGTCATCGCTGTGCTTTTCTGTTTTATACTAGGAATGGCCGCCATCATATATTCAACAAGT GCGATGTGCTTCCGGGAAGTGAACGTGTGGAAAGCCGAATCACATTCGAATATCGCGTTGAAGTTATCGCACGCTTCCATTGTGTGTGGACTGATCCTGTACGGTGCCATCCTGGCATTCATGGTCATGGCGAAATAG